The Homalodisca vitripennis isolate AUS2020 chromosome 7, UT_GWSS_2.1, whole genome shotgun sequence DNA segment aCATAAAACCCACACACtcatatatcataaaaataaattattcattaaatttgtatttactatttctattttaatactttttatgtgttctaaattttatagtcattatatgtatttgtaataacacaagatttattaaggaaaatgttataaattttcatGACCATTTGACTTACCTATTTAATCCATCTAAGAGTTACTGCCTGTTAAAAGGAAATTAGGCTCTCAAAGGTATACTTGGATAATTGAAGACTTTGCCGTTGACCAATGTTCATTGAATAGGTAGCGTCACCAAAGTATCCTTGTGCAAGGTTGCatatcaataaaacacaatttacgattaataaataattcacacattataaaacaaactaaatgaaCAAAGACAAGAATGACGGTGGCAAGAAACTACTCATTTCGCTCTCATAGAAATCTCCAAGAATATAAAATGCACGAATAACAAGCCAAATCTTTATTCCTCTTTTTAAAGGATGGCAGATCAAGCCGCCTTACAGCTTCAGACAAAACATCGTTCTTACCTAATATTAAGGACGTTTATATCAAGGACGTCCCCGTCTGAGATGGTAGGTGTTCTGTGTAGCTCAGGTTGAGAGGGATGCTTCACTTGTCTTCACATGAATCAGACTATATAGAACATAGGTACGTATGCTGTAATTAGTCAATACATTACGCATTTTAAAGATAGGCCTACAGTGATCACGCCACCCATCAAAAGAAATGATCCTTATAGCCTTCTTCTGAAGCTTAAAGATAGCTTAAAAATGCAGCAAGCCGAATTTGCAGGTACTATTTTAAATGAAGTCTTGCTCGTGGTTTTAGCCATgtagactttttaaatttactacgtagttttaattgttatagtAGTGTTTCCGAACCTACACGAGGTGCTGTCTTCCTGGATTCATTTTAACTAAAACTGATAAGTGGAACTATGATGTATTGATAAGTAAATCTCAGATCGCTGAccataaacatgtatttttcacCCTCAAGCATTGGAGGCCACAGGTCATAGACTTAGCAAGCGGTCCGGTGATTAAGACTGTAACCATTTGgatctttcagtgatacaaatttCCAGTGGTTTGTGGAATCTGTGGCAGTCCAGGTCACTTCCTGGAATGAACTTGCTTTATGCTTTCCTGCAGAAGCTGCATTTACTATTCCAACGTCTTTTTTGAATTTACAATTCAAATGTCTTTCTTAGCTTTAAGAAGACATTTGATACTTGTTTCCTGTGAAGCTGAAAAACGTAGTCCTACTGGAGGCAAAATGGAAAAAGGCATTTGCCCGATCTGCAAACTGGTACACGCCGGATTTAGCTGACCTTCGGAGTTTCATTGGAATAGTGTATGATATATCTAAGAGTAGGCCCAATCTGAAACCTTGGGTGCAACATCTGAGGAGGTAATACCGTGTAAGGTTATGGAGGCCAAACAGGCTGCTGTGGGAAAGCTTATTACACAATCTCAAAATCCATGCAAGGCAGCCTGGGACTATATCAATATATCAATAGGAGTAAGCACCGAGTGTCTGCCCCTGACACCAATTTTGCCACAACAGAAGTGTTCAATGCTTATTTTCTTGACTCTGCCAAGTATCTTGTTAACTCGAGTAATTTATCTCTGGTAACTCTTCCTAGTGGGAATGGGAATGCATATCTAACTTCGGTTGCCGTGGTATCTTTTAATTTTGCGTGGAAGCTACTTACCGTTGAAGAAGTAGTAAAAGTAGTGCATTGTTTTAAGAGTTCCAAGAGTAAAGACATCTATGACATGTCTGTGGATGTGTTAAGAAgggttatttatattatagctCCTACTCTAACAGACTTAATAAATTTGTGTCTGTCCGAAGGGGTTTTCCCTGAGGTTTTGAAGGCATCGAGGACTGTCCCCGTCTACAAGAAGGGTCCACAAAACGAGGTATCGAGCTTCAGACCTATATCTCTAATACATATGTTTGCCAAGGACATTGAATCTGTCATGCTGTAGCAGCTCTGCATCTTTTTTGAGTCAAATCACCTCTTGATACCAGCACAGTTTGGCTTCAGAAGGCATAGATCTACTGTCGAAGCTGTGGACTCACTTCTTCAGGCCATTCTTAATTCTTATGAAGCAAAAAGTTCCACTCCTATACTGCTATGCGACCTCTCACGTGCCTTCGATTGCGACTGTGATCCTCTTGAAGAAGCTAGAAAAGTGCAACGTACGAGGTTGCGCCCTGAAAATCTTGAAATCTTACATCAAAGGAAACAATCTGTAACCTGGGATGGTACAACCTCAAACCCCCTTGGTTATTGAGCATGGAGTGCATCAGGGCTCAATTCTGGGGCCATTtccttttatcatttttattaatgatattcaTTACAATGTAGCGGGTAATATTCTGTTGTATGCCGATGACTCAACCTTGTTTGCAACTCATAAGGGCTGTAAAAACGCAGAAACACGTGTTAAGAACCTTTTTACAAATGCTTCATATTGGTTCAGTTTTAACAGTTTGTGCCTAACTCAGGACAAGACTCAGTCGATTACTTTTAGCTTCAGCAACAACGGTGCTAATGTGGAGGGAGTGCAGTTGCTTGGCTTTAATCTTGATTCGAAGCTTGTCTGGGATGCCTTGTATAGTAAGCTAAGTAGGGTAATTTTGTGCTTCGAAAGCTTAAAGCAGAAATGCCCTTTGAGTTTGTTAAGTTAGCTTACTTTGCCTTTTTCCACTCCCACATTATTTATGGTACCAGGCTTTGGGGACACTCTGCCACTGTAATTAGAGTTCTTCGGTTACAGAAAAAAGCCCTTAGGGCACTAAGTGGAGCACAGTTGCTTGAACACTGTAGACCACTGTTTTCTCAACACCAGATTATGACAGTGTACAATGTATATACCAATGTCTTTTATCAATTAAGCATAAAGAACATGACTACATCACTAATGCAGGTGTACATAGGTATGAAACCAGGAAATGCCTTGATGTCTATGTAAATAGATCTAGGTTACACAAGATTTCAAATTGCTTCCCTATTATAGGCACTAAAATGTTCAACTCCATACCCCTTACAGTTAGACAGCTCAAGGTACAGAAGTTTGGTCCTGTCATAAAATCCTGAATGTCAGACACTCCTTTCTACAGCCTAACAGAATATTTTGAATCTGACCATTCCCTTCTGCttggctatttaaattaatttgtttttaatttctgcatgtgtttagtgttattatcTATATATTGCATGGCCCAATACTCTTTCGATTGATGTATGGACTTGAATTAATGATCTCTGATTAAAATAATGGTTCTTAGTCATATCATGACTGCTTTGTATTCTTAGATGTAGTCTTTCACAAAATGTATgcatagttttagttttaatatccACATTTATgcctagttatatttatatttgtattagtgcaggacctgttatatattaattaataaattagtgcAGGGACATGAACTAGTGCACACTATTTGAAACTATTAGTCAAATCTTTATTGTCTTACATgtagtcatttttttaatgttggttATTGTTTAATCTTAATACCTGCATgaatgcttagttttatttatattttttgtacatgacCTGATGGCCATTTATTTGTGCACGGACTCTAATTATTGCACGCAGCTAAGTTTTgtagttgaatgttgttttcactagacatagcctattacaatttgtagatcggctgaataaataatttgaatcattTAGTTCTTAAAGTTATTAGGCAGTATATAACAGGGACAGTAGGGTAGAATTTGTGATCAGGCCTCCAGGGGTTTCGTTAACTGACTATTGTCTataaatatatctgaaataaCATGAtggatatttcttaatttgttcccATCAGTATTGGATGATTTTGTAAAGCCAATCACAATGAAAATGATTAGGGCATTAGGAAATTTAACTAAAAGaagtagtaataatatatattttcttcccctattttaattatttttcttactacttttatactacaataaaacagtaaaagaCTACTTTTCCACGCAGaactaaaaacacgtttttggtTTATATATGCGGACATCAAAGAACTTTGTTTCTTGGATATTACATGTCTATGTAGTTCATTTTCCTGTTCCTTTGAGCGGataacgtatttttttattttgctttgttcCTTTATTCAAAGCTCTGTCCGGACCTGGACCTGGACCATTCAGTGTTCAGTTGTTCCTCTTGCTGATTTGCTGGTGCTGTTGTTCTGCTGATTCCTAGGTCGAAGATTGATTCCAGGATAGTTAGTGCAATGAGAAAGTGTTTTGTGTATTGTAAAATCGTTGCAATTTAAACTGCAAACATGAGTGAATCGCCGTGTATAACGTACATGGCATTGTACATTCTAACATTTCATATACTTCAAACGAATTCTCGCACATCAACGTTTTGGAAATTGAATGTGGAAGACGGAAAAATAATTGAAGTCAATCAGTTTCCCAGTGTTGTTACTTCAGTTTTGCCTAATGACAACATTGATGATCCCATTTTCAACATAATAACATCTACGGTTCATTATGGTAAAACATGGACAAAACGGAGTGGAGAAAATTATTGCACTGACTGCCAGTCAATAAATTCAACATCACACAGGTGAGTGCTATCCTTGTTATTTTGCACTTTTATCTCTAAAGCctaattttgttttagattttaatctTATTGAAATTAGATAGGTATGCacaattacatctttaaaataaataggacCTTTAGATGTGGAAGGTTAACTACAATAATAGTATGTCCTAAGGTGTAGATATCTGGCTTACAATGATTGTATTATCTTGACATAGCCTATCTTTAGTTAGCAGCAATTGCAGTTGAGTTATTAGGCCTATTTAGACATTGATTAGGGGTTACCGTTCAATCATGCTTCAGAACCAAATTATTAATCGAATCCTAGTCTAGGCTACATTTAGGGACTCCTTATTAGAATAGCCTTATTATTTGTCTGTGTCCTTAATACTTTCTAAGTAAGTTTGGTAAATGTGAAATTAACAGCCGGAGTGACAAAATAtgagttttgtattattaaattgctatggggtactttggtattatctggctCCGACCAGTCCGTCCCTTTCTgctattacattatataaaggCTACAGTATGTTaacgatttaaatattttcatacatgaTTACCTTTAAGTAGGCTAATAATTgtaaggggtagggtacgataagcggacccggtattttgtatcgaagaatgtaatcatcgatacctaatattcgtatcACAAATCCTAGACCATCAATCGGTATAAAAGTATAgtcttcaataacaatcatatgttttatattaaaatattaatttaatatttacagtgattaaactaattattataacaaaaattaggaaaactgaagacaaccatatttgctcctctcacagttacaattgtttctttcccacaaatttcacataatgggtttttcggtacgagtccaacatgttgaaaccaCGTAAAATATGTCATCttttttcaaagcaatgtcatgtatttatctaaaattgactgccatttttaatgatcaaatgttatttatgtaaaatcgaaatattaccttacgtgtattatttgaaagtgtttacagctgttgatatagattatttgagTTAACtgttcaaataatttaatcagtatcgattgttatagttaagtaatatcgtttgccaatttcgatataaaaaatcgggtccgcttatcgtaccctacccattgtAAGTACTACAGTGctcaaaattagtataaatagagttgtgttattttctataatcttaAGTGCATTATATTCCTTTTACATATAAGAATATAGTTTCACATACATAatacgggtagggtacgataagcggaccctacccttaatttggtttaattatttaaatggaggattctttactcatgaatTTCAATGATATGATATAATCTAAATATCGATCATTCGAGTATTGGAcccttattatactgcagcctaagTTTAGATTAGGTTGTCATAATTTtgtactctctctctctctctctctttggactggaagtttataaattgcacttagccctataagaaccttagcgctgcttccagagtgacaggacattcagggtgggtaaggttagggggtagggactgcctcctatcgagatccatgaggaaaaattagagcactaatctcaaagtcatgttcccCCAGAAGAAGGtgaggccagctctgaacgagcctctccagtcaaagcaggcagggggtggcaccctccagaatctcgacatttgcggttagtggtgtaccgctcctggacatcccagttgcccagatttaagtgacacatcggtttttgctgtgcccagtggtagattaaactggaaggtataaaccagccagaagagTGATCCCTGTACATTTGttagtttatatacattaaaaaaagctggaaataattgtaaataactataattagaatgttCTTGTCTTTGATAGTTAGGTATTTCCAATTGATAGTTTGGTTACCGGATTCTATTGTGGGAATCTGCGCTTATACTCTCACTCTGAAAAACCACAGTGGCTGCAgtttaataagtggccaccatgaCAATGGAATCAGCGAACcaaattatgtgttaaaaatacGTGAACTAACTCGTTATTTGAGATTAGTTTAACACCAGctgttttttaaggtattttaaataaattgtttaaagattactcgaacaattttaaatcatatgtttGGTTTTTTTAGTAATGACTAGAACTACAATagcaattaaatttgttatttgtgtcacaagctatCAGATAAACatcctttaaaatattaagaagtaaGTTTTACACTGCTTttcatatacacacatatattttttaacttataattaaattatcactttttatatatataaaaaaatagctgAAATATACCATAATATGAAATTCATTTAACGTAATTCGGTTTGTTATTGTTCGgtagtttaaataattagaactatCAATGTTTTGACTGTCATGGTTGCCGCTTATCATATTGCAGCCAATTTTCAAAACTAATGGACTATTAGAGTTCATGCACTGGAGTAGTTTAGTAATGGATGCCATGATTATCTACAAGGCATTGAAGACTTCTACATGAGACGGTTGTTGGTTCTGTACTAAGCTGTTCTGCCCACAGAACACTCAGATAATCTATCAGGAGCAGATAACACTGATAAAAATAGATAACAAGAAGCACTGTACACAAATATATAAGTGTGaaacatttccatttttaaaaagcATAGTTATTGTGATTTCTACTCCTTAAAAGCATATAGGCCTATAGTTCTCGCGTAAAGTACGATAAGAAGATCcggtttttaaatctaaatgaataaaaaaaatggcATCATTACACCCATTGATGTAATTACCTAATTCTGATTTAATAGCGTAAGTCATCTGTAGCAACATAAAACGCATTTTAAGATGGTGAAAATTACCTATATTTGACAAGTgacttcatttaaataaaattttaactatagaacaATAACCAAAATAGCACTGAAAGACAATAACCTGTTTATTTCTTGGtttcaatgtttgttttgttggtacgatttctttattgtttaaactaGATTATTCCTGTTACCTATCCTACTGTTTGTTTGATAGTTATAGTTCctttattatgtattaagttaaatacattagtatcgattgatAGTTCTATTATCCAATATATGAAGTATCGATGATAATACTAAGCAATATAATCATCAGGTCCACTTATTGTACTATGCCAGGTACTTTTGTTCAGGAGAATGAGCAGAATAGGGTTAATAACTTTGATTATATAGTACtactttctatttaaaaaatcgaaaaatgtgtgaacaaaataattaagcTTGTAAACATTTACCGTGACCACAAGGCTTTTTAATAATAGGCTTTTGTGGTAGTCTTGAACTTACCGATGAGAAAGATAGGCCTACCAAACCTAAAGAACTAGGCTGTTTTATCTGTTAACTCCAACCTTTTAACCTCATAAAGACTCCCTGGATGGTATAGCCTATCGTCGAACCATATTCTCTCAAAAAGACCTGTCAATATGTATCTTCCCTTTTTTTATAGCAAAGCAGATTTCTACaagcatttatgttttatatctttaCAAACTATGTTTCAATCTCTGAGTTTTTCTAATCGCTCTGATTTTGTTCTTCCACGAAACGGAAACAAACAATCGTGATTATTATGGTACAGTGTTTGATCAAAATAGGCtaccatttaaaaaatgtgaaataaattatttcttatacactttttttgtacattttcatatAGTTTGTCATACTTACTGTTCTTTAATTGTACTTTTGAAAATGCAGAAGGCTATAGTTGTCATAATAGGTCTAATAATTTAGTAAGggcagattttaataaaatagtgacaatatatttgttgttttaacccTTCGAGTGCCGCAGCATctactaaatatgtttttactttgtgtgttaataagttatatattacttCTAATAATAACCGtaccaaaaattgtttaaattaacactatatttaagtaaaaatcgTCTTCAGATGTATAAgagtgttaaatatatatatataatatatatatatatatatattatatatatatatatatataaaatatgaaaagtttcCAGGCTAACTACATTTAGCTATGTTGACACTCATCCAGATGTAAGTTAATACGTTCACTACATTATTGAAATTtcatgaacattattttaatacaaattgagTAATCGGTTACTTCTGTAGAAAGATTATATGTTTGGAATTCAAGTAACCCCATTCTTCATTGCACAGCAAACTGTCTGCACAGTATGTCTCCGTAGCCGACATgctagaaatacaatttttactgtaaCCAAACAATAAGTTAAACTTCTCTTAAAAATTAAGAGAGGTGTATAACGATTGgatattataaaacaacatttttttattgatggtttaaaacactttaactgtcaaatataaatttctctGTTTCAAGTATCTAGTCATGAATGTTGTCTGTTACATAATTTGAAAGGGCTATGTTTTTGGAGGGATTTCTTTAATAAAacgaaaatggttttaaaaattgttttatagaggttaataaattttataacaatctaaAATTTGGAGGAGAAAGAATCCAGATAATTATTGCTTAAATCTACGTGCAAAATTTGgtcactattttattaaaatctgccCTTACTAAATTATTAGACCTATTATGACAACTATAGCCTTCTGCATTGCCGAGCATTTGATGACAAGGATACCATGTTTTGGGACCAGAAAGGTGTTCTGCTTGTGGAGTTTGTACAGCCAGGGACCACGATAAATGCAGGAGATTGCTTTGAAATGGTGGTTGTGAGGAAACATTCTGGACAAAAGATGAGGAATGCTCACTTCCGGAATTGTACTTATCCATGacaatgaaatttttttaccatCTGGCCTTTAGCCCTGTCATAGTGATAAGTGAATTAATTACACCTGTTCCCTGAATTAAAGAAAGAAATCATCCAaaccaaaaaaagtttaaaaagtaaatcatataataaaagCATGGTGATAATCACACCAAAATCAGAGCTCGGCAACTAAAATGTACCAGTTACCAAAACTTTAAACATATACATACCAGACATCCAGCATCAAGTCAGGAAAAGTAGAATTGAAAAATCACGACATAAAACAGTTTTACCGGTAAAACATTATGCATTATATACATCAGACCTGTCTTGTAACATTGTATTTCTTATGTTGTTAcacataacaatggcaaatttctGTAActctattatccttttaaatcacctgtcattaataatattaatcttaaacAATATAATCCTGTCAAGTTGTAAGATTAATTGTATGTTTACCTTTGTAAAGAAAGTGTCATTTATTAATTACTTGctaaatgttacttaaaaaatgttatctgtCGTAGTTAGAAAATTAGACTAATAGAaagaagttaaataataaattttgaaacactcAAAGTTTTCAAGATAATTTGATGCCCTAATCGTAGATTTGTTGCTCAAATATCCTTATTTATAGATTCAATGAGAAGTTTCTTATTCAGTACTTGTGACAGGTCTGATCCATACGAAGCGGAGGCGAACAAGACAGCCCAGCGGTCTGAGTCGGACATTGACGATGAGGTGTTGGACTGTGGGAAGACAGTTAACTTTACATACTATGACAATCTGGTGGGAATCGCCAACCGGATGAACCATCCCAACGTGCCCGAGCCGCAGGTGGCACTGATCTTCAAGAAGCGGAATGCAGAGCTGGATATCGAGGGGTTGGAACGGCGGCTGAAGAAGGCAAAACGAGAGAAGCCGAAATCAGTTCAGCTGTACAACCAGATTGGCAACTTCTTCCGGATCAAGGGCGACACAACCAAGTCGATTGAGTGCTTCAGGCGAGCTCTGGCTGTATCACCTCATAATGCAGAGGTACAAACTTTTACTtttctgtatataaataatgtatataaaattatttatttttacctattaatTAGATATTTCATCTCATTGGTAAAATCAAATTAGCACGTGTGTTTACATGACCTGAAAATCatgttaattc contains these protein-coding regions:
- the LOC124366086 gene encoding uncharacterized protein LOC124366086, encoding MSESPCITYMALYILTFHILQTNSRTSTFWKLNVEDGKIIEVNQFPSVVTSVLPNDNIDDPIFNIITSTVHYGKTWTKRSGENYCTDCQSINSTSHRSDPYEAEANKTAQRSESDIDDEVLDCGKTVNFTYYDNLVGIANRMNHPNVPEPQVALIFKKRNAELDIEGLERRLKKAKREKPKSVQLYNQIGNFFRIKGDTTKSIECFRRALAVSPHNAEVLLNLARVMFNLQYLDDAIYLTRRSLEVQPPDKSAWQQYFTLGEIFKAYGHYQEATLHLRHCLELRPEFEPALATLRDMEALPDNNIHIYTVLIIIFLVLGVLITVVSSCDSNLDSDFTEVKAHRHFNRAMAMRSLKMGISPRALRSKRYNGGCG